The genomic DNA TTCTCCTGAAATGATAAGCGTAGCCAAAATAAAAAATCCTTCAATTGAGTGGAAAATAATTGATATGTCTAAGCTAAATTTAAAAAGGACTTTCGATTTAATTCTCTGCCCATTTGATTCACTAAATTATCTTTTAAATGATAAACAAGTTGACTCCACTTTTTCTAAAGTCTACAAACATCTAAATAAAAATGGATTTTTCATTTTTGACATAAATACTCCGAATCTTTATGAGGCAAAACATCACGGCATTATTAAAAGAGAGGTTAATGGTGTGAAATTTAAACAGATATTGAAGTACGATTGCGTCAAACAACTGGCTTCCACTACTTTTGAATTCGGAACTGATGAAAACGAAAAGCATATTCAAAAAGCCTATCCCAAAGATGGGATTACGAAAAAACTAATTTTCCATAAATTTAAAATATTAGACACCTACGCAGATTTAAAATTCAATAAAGTAAAAAAACTTTCCGAAAGAATCTTTTTTATTGCTCAAAAATAAAAAGTGCCTTTTTAATTTCTTCATAAATCCCTAAAAACCCAATTTCCCCATTTAAAAATTCCTGAACGGCTTTTTCGTTGGCCGTCACCAAACGAGCTGGAGCATCGCCCCTGAGTTGTACTGCTTTTTTTGCCAACCTTATTCCCTCCAATACGGTTTGATCCGCCGGGAAAAACTCAAGTTTTTGATTTTTTAATATATTCTCCGAAAATTTAAACGCTTTAAAATCCATGGGACTGCGATCCGGATAATGCAGGGCAAAATGAATCGGAATTTTCATGTCCGGGCACGACGCATGCATCAATAAATTGCCGTCTTTTAACTGCACCATTCCGTGCACTAGTCCTTGCGGATGGATCAAAATCTCAATTTGATCATAATCGAATCCGAATAAATGATGCGCTTCGATGATTTCAAATCCTTTATTCATGAGGGTTGCGGAATCGATGCTGATTTTATTCCCCATTTTCCACACCGGATGCTTTAGCGCTTGTTGAGTAGTGACTTTTTTTAATTCTTGCTTGGATTTTCGCCAAAAGGGACCGCCCGAGCATGTGAGAATAATTTTGGCCACGTCCTCTTTTTTCACGTTTTGCAAACATTGAAAAATAGCCGCATGCTCGGAATCTACTGGGATGATTTGGGCTCCGGTTTTTCGGGCGAGTTTCATTAATTTTTCACCTTCCATCACAAGGGCTTCTTTATTCGCCAAGGCAATGGTTCGACCCTGCTCGATCGCGCTACGTAAAGGGAAAATTCCGGCTTGTCCGGACACGGCAATCAACACTAAATCCGCCTTTATTTTTCGCACAAAATCCGACAAGCGCCGGGGTTCATCTTGTGTGAGTAAAACATTATCCGTTTGAAATTGTTGAGCTTGTTTTTTTAATAACGCGGCGTTTTTATTTGCGCTCAATCCCACTACTTCGAACGCGTCTTTTTCTTTACGAATCACCTCGAGCGCTTGCGTGCCGATGGAGCCGGTGGAGCCGAGGATGAGAATGCGACGAGGCAAAGGGAAAGAAATTAAAAATTATAAATTTTAGACTTTAAATTGAGAATCCGTTTTGGAACGGATCAGCGTCAAAAATTCTTTAAGAAGGTCTTTTTCCGGAATACCGCTTTTATAAAGCTTGCCTTTGTAATAAATATTGCCCTGTTTTCGGCCTCCGGCAATGGCGAAATCCGCTTCCCGCGCTTCCCCCAAAGCATTTACGGTACATCCCAGGACTGAAATATTGAGAGCTCCTTTGATTTTTTCATCACGAATCATGGCTTTAACGGAATCCACTAAAGCCAAAAGGTTGATTTCGGTTCGACCGCACGTGGGACAAGAAATAATATTGGGTTCTTTTTTATAAAAATTTAAGGATTTTAAAATTTCTTTGGCTGCCCGCACTTCCTCGCATTTGTCATGCGTAGTGAGAGAAACGCGTAACGTATCGCCAATGCCCTGACGTAAAAGCACACCCATACCGACTGCGTTTTTAATACATCCTTCAAAGGTCGGGCCGGCTTCGGTGACCCCCAAGTGAAAGGGAACATCACCCATTTTAGCCGCCAATTCATAGGCCCGAATCATGTCCGGTACATGACTGCTCTTGATCGACAATACGAGATTTTTAAAATTTCGATCTTGGAAAAACCGAACCCACCGTTTGGCCGATGCCACCAACGCTTCGGGTGTGGGGTGGCCATATTTTTCCAATAAATCTTTTTCCAAGGACCCGCTGTTCACGCCGATTCGAATGCAGGCTTTGTGTTTTTTCGCTTTTCGAATAAGTTCTTCCAGCGATTTAATCCCGATTGCATTCAATACAGACAACTTTCCTTGTGGAGCGATCATATTCCCCGGATTGATTCGAATTTTGTGCGCACCTTTTTCGAGTGCCAAGGAAGCAAGCCGTGGGTCGTAATGGATGTCTGCGATCAAAGGAATGTGAATTTTTCGTAAAATGTCAGGAAGAGCATCAACGGCTTTTTGGTGAGGCACGGCCACACGAATCAAGTCACACCCTTCCTTTTCGAGCTCCAAAATTTGCTGAATCGTGGCTTTTGTGTCTTCTGTTTTCGTGGAACACATCGACTGAATCGCGATCGGATGATTGGCGCCTATTTTAACATCCCCGATCGTGGCGAGGGCGGTTTTCCGGCGAGAAATAAAATTTCGAGATTTGATTTTCATAAGACTTTTAAAAAATGCCATTCACGGGATGAAATTGCAAGAGACGCTCCTGTTATAAGGGGAGGAGAGAAGAATTTTTATTCACATGGGAGCGAAATGTCTCGGATCATGAGTCGCTGACATTTCTTCCTTAAAAATGTTCATGAAAATTTTCTCCTCCTCCCCTATTCAAAAGTTCTCAAATCCCTTTGAGGTATTTTCTCCTTGACTTCAGAAGCATCTTTTCCCTACAATTCCCAGGCGAATCGGGCGTTTTGCCCTTGCTCTTGTTTCTTTAACGTCTTTTTGTATCACCAAAAAAAATCGAGTCAATGAGGGAATTCGGGTTCCCACCGTACGCCTCATTGGAGCCAATGATGAACAGATCGGAATTCGTGGCATTGAAGAAGCCCGCCGTATGGCGCTTGAAGCGGGACTGGATCTCGTTGAAGTTGCCCCTAATGTCAATCCTCCCGTCTGTAAAATCATGGATTTCGGAAAATTTGTCTACAAATTGAACAAATTGGCGCAAAAACAACGCGCGAGACAAAAAAAACATGAGATCAAAGGAATTCGATTGAGCGTTCGCACCGACAAGCACGACCTTGAAACCAAGATCAAAAAAGCTCGTGAATTTCTCGGGGATGGTCACAGCCTTAAGGTCACTTTGATTTTTAAGGGCCGTGAAATCGCTCATTCCGACTTTGCCCTTGAAAAAATGATCACCATGCGCGACGCGTTGGTGGATGTGGCCAAAGTGGATCAAGAGCCCAAGAAACAAGGTTACAATCTTTTTATGGTTTTATCTCCTATTAATCACTAAATTGTATGAAGCAAAAAATTCATCGCGGAGTCAAGAAACGCTTTAAATTAAGTGGCGGGAAAGACCCAAAAGTCATTGGTCGCAAAGCCGCGGCTCGCCATCGCTTGACCAGTAAAAACAAACGCCAAAAACGCCAACAACAAGGGGCTTTCTTGATGTCTGCTCCCAGCGCAAAGACGATCCGCAAAATGATGTAACAGACACGAGTGTAACGAGTGTCCGCATCCCGTATTTTTCTTCCCTGCATTTCAATCCAATATTTAAATTCTAAAATTCTCATCTATGACTCGCGTAAAACGTGGCGTAACTCAAACTCGAAGACACAAAAAATTTCTTAAACTGGCCAAAGGATCCCGTTTGGGACGCAGTAAGTTGTACGCGGAAGCCCGCCGTTGCGTCATGAAAGGCGGAACGTATGCGTACACCCATCGCCGTCAAAACCGCCGCTTTTATCGTGGACTTTGGATCACCCGCATCAATTCCGCCCTCAAGGAATATGGTATGAACTACAGCCGTTTTATCAATGCGCTTTTTATGAAACAAGTGGATTTGGATCGCAAAATCTTAGCGTATCTTGCGGCTGAAAAACCTGCAACATTTGCGGAAGTGGTGAAGGCGGTCAAATAAAAAATACGAAGAGCGCACTGCGCTTCGCTTCGTGCGTGGTATAATCACCGCAATGAAACAATGGATTAAGAAACTGGTTCTTTTTTATATTGAGCGCGTGGCAACGTGGCGGCTTAAAAAAATCCAACCTAAAATCATTGCCATCACGGGGTCTGTGGGGAAAACGAGCACTAAAGAGGCTATTTTTACCGTGACGAATGCGGCAACAACCGCTCATCGAAGCCGGGGGAACCTCAATACGGAATTTGGCGTGCCGCTCACGATTTTAGAGCAACCTTCGGGGTATTCTTCGTTGTTTCGATGGTTGAAAATCTTTTGGAATGGATTTTGGGGCACGCTTTTTTTGAAAAAAAATCCTTACACCACGCTCGTGTTAGAAATGGGGGCGGACAAACCCGGGGATATTGCTTATTTCATGAAACGGTTAACTCCTCAAGTTGGAGTTATAACTACGATCCAACCGTCGCATCTCGGACCCGAACAATTTGGGTCAATTGAAGAAATTTTTGAGGAGAAATCGCGTTTAGTGAAGGCTTTACTCAAAGAGGGGCTCGCAATTCTCAACGCCGATGATGCTCGGGTGGCTTCGCTTAAATCGGAATTGAAATGCCGGGTGGCGCTTTTTGGCGCAAAAAAAGAAGCGGATTTTCGCGCCGAGGACATAAAAAGCGATGAAAAAGGACTGAGGTGCCGTGTGGTTTATGAAAAAATCTCCGAGTCCTTTCATTTTCCATATCTTTTAGGGAATCATCAAATTTATACCGTGCTCCCGGCGATTGCGGTTGGCGTCCTCCTATTTAAGCTTTCGCTTCCCAAACTTGCGTCTATTTTAAAGGATTTTCAACTTCCGCCCGGCAGAATGAACCCGATTCCCGGGATTCACGACACCCTCCTCATCGACAGCTCTTACAATGCCTCTCCCGAGTCCATGCGGGCCGCATTGGAGGTGCT from Candidatus Gracilibacteria bacterium includes the following:
- a CDS encoding class I SAM-dependent methyltransferase, encoding MKPYEKLASLYQQNWGTFSLGYLKLLDHISRKFKFYPSTILDIACGTGNLLSKLHKQGFKVVGSDISPEMISVAKIKNPSIEWKIIDMSKLNLKRTFDLILCPFDSLNYLLNDKQVDSTFSKVYKHLNKNGFFIFDINTPNLYEAKHHGIIKREVNGVKFKQILKYDCVKQLASTTFEFGTDENEKHIQKAYPKDGITKKLIFHKFKILDTYADLKFNKVKKLSERIFFIAQK
- a CDS encoding 1-deoxy-D-xylulose-5-phosphate reductoisomerase — protein: MPRRILILGSTGSIGTQALEVIRKEKDAFEVVGLSANKNAALLKKQAQQFQTDNVLLTQDEPRRLSDFVRKIKADLVLIAVSGQAGIFPLRSAIEQGRTIALANKEALVMEGEKLMKLARKTGAQIIPVDSEHAAIFQCLQNVKKEDVAKIILTCSGGPFWRKSKQELKKVTTQQALKHPVWKMGNKISIDSATLMNKGFEIIEAHHLFGFDYDQIEILIHPQGLVHGMVQLKDGNLLMHASCPDMKIPIHFALHYPDRSPMDFKAFKFSENILKNQKLEFFPADQTVLEGIRLAKKAVQLRGDAPARLVTANEKAVQEFLNGEIGFLGIYEEIKKALFIFEQ
- the ispG gene encoding flavodoxin-dependent (E)-4-hydroxy-3-methylbut-2-enyl-diphosphate synthase, which gives rise to MKIKSRNFISRRKTALATIGDVKIGANHPIAIQSMCSTKTEDTKATIQQILELEKEGCDLIRVAVPHQKAVDALPDILRKIHIPLIADIHYDPRLASLALEKGAHKIRINPGNMIAPQGKLSVLNAIGIKSLEELIRKAKKHKACIRIGVNSGSLEKDLLEKYGHPTPEALVASAKRWVRFFQDRNFKNLVLSIKSSHVPDMIRAYELAAKMGDVPFHLGVTEAGPTFEGCIKNAVGMGVLLRQGIGDTLRVSLTTHDKCEEVRAAKEILKSLNFYKKEPNIISCPTCGRTEINLLALVDSVKAMIRDEKIKGALNISVLGCTVNALGEAREADFAIAGGRKQGNIYYKGKLYKSGIPEKDLLKEFLTLIRSKTDSQFKV
- the infC gene encoding translation initiation factor IF-3, whose translation is MKIFSSSPIQKFSNPFEVFSPGLQKHLFPTIPRRIGRFALALVSLTSFCITKKNRVNEGIRVPTVRLIGANDEQIGIRGIEEARRMALEAGLDLVEVAPNVNPPVCKIMDFGKFVYKLNKLAQKQRARQKKHEIKGIRLSVRTDKHDLETKIKKAREFLGDGHSLKVTLIFKGREIAHSDFALEKMITMRDALVDVAKVDQEPKKQGYNLFMVLSPINH
- a CDS encoding bL35 family ribosomal protein, whose amino-acid sequence is MKQKIHRGVKKRFKLSGGKDPKVIGRKAAARHRLTSKNKRQKRQQQGAFLMSAPSAKTIRKMM
- the rplT gene encoding 50S ribosomal protein L20, whose protein sequence is MTRVKRGVTQTRRHKKFLKLAKGSRLGRSKLYAEARRCVMKGGTYAYTHRRQNRRFYRGLWITRINSALKEYGMNYSRFINALFMKQVDLDRKILAYLAAEKPATFAEVVKAVK
- the murF gene encoding UDP-N-acetylmuramoyl-tripeptide--D-alanyl-D-alanine ligase, with the translated sequence MKQWIKKLVLFYIERVATWRLKKIQPKIIAITGSVGKTSTKEAIFTVTNAATTAHRSRGNLNTEFGVPLTILEQPSGYSSLFRWLKIFWNGFWGTLFLKKNPYTTLVLEMGADKPGDIAYFMKRLTPQVGVITTIQPSHLGPEQFGSIEEIFEEKSRLVKALLKEGLAILNADDARVASLKSELKCRVALFGAKKEADFRAEDIKSDEKGLRCRVVYEKISESFHFPYLLGNHQIYTVLPAIAVGVLLFKLSLPKLASILKDFQLPPGRMNPIPGIHDTLLIDSSYNASPESMRAALEVLKPMPGRRIAVLGSMNELGEASHKAHVEVGQWVASSSDVLVTVGEKAHDIAKSALRHNFLQDQIHEFDTALQAANFLLSFIKKGDVILVKGSQNQIRLERLVKALMKEPEKAKEMLVRQDEYWEKM